The genomic window GGTGGAGATATTTCGCGTAAGCGTAAATTGCTTGAAAAACAGAAAAAAGGTAAAAAACGTATGCGTCAGGTAGGAAACGTCGAGATTCCACAAGAAGCATTTATGGCTGTTTTGAAATTGAACGATTAAGTATTAGTATTAAGATTTTAGTACTAAGTACCAAGATTAACAACCCGATAACTTTTGTTATCGGGTTTTTGTTTTTTAAGAATTAATTTGTCAATAAACACAAGGCTTTGTCCTTCAAAACTTAAAATTATACCCAAAATTAAACAAGTAAATACTTATAAATTTATGTGTTTTTTAACTCTATAGATTCATTATTGATGCATTCGATTTAGATTCGAATATTTCTAGATTTTTAAATATAACTTTAATCTTACAACTTAAAATTATTATTATGAAAACTAAATTTTTTATTCTTTTATCGATGTTAACTTTCTCATTTGCTAACGCACAACAAGAAGAAGTTGATTCGGAAATGAACTCAGCAAAAGGGGTAACCTTTGAAAGCGGTGATATGTTCTTAGAAGGTTCTATCAAAATTAGCACAGGCGGAAATGTAGATTATTACGGTTTTAGTCCAAAATTTGGCTACCTTTTAAATGATAAAGTAGCAGTAGGAGCTAAACTGAACTATGAAAGCTCTGAAACTGAAACTACTCAGACTAAAGTGAATGTTTTTGGAGTTGGCGCGTTTGCTCGTTATTACTTTTTAGAACTTGACAAAAAACGTTTCAAAGCTTATGGAGAAGCTGGCTTAGGTTTTGGAAGAAATAAAACTGAAGTGGAAGGACTTTCAGATACTGACAATAGTGTTACAGCCGATATTACTGTAGGTTTAAACTATTTTGTCACTAAAAATATTGCTGTAACTTTTGTATTAGCTAATATGCTTTCTTACAATAGTGTTTCTCCAGAAGAAGGACCTTCAGCAAATACTTTTCAATTAAATATTAATTTATTTGAAAATATCTTCGATCAACCACAGTTTGGTCTTTTATATAGATTTTAATTCTTTCCTGCTATTTACTTATAAAAAAGCTGTCTTCAATGACAGCTTTTTTTATATGCCAAATAATTTTGGATTTTTCTTATGATAAAAGTGTTCCGCATATTCCTAATCCAATAATCAGATATAGTGCTCCTATAATAAAACAAACCTTTGCTCCATTGGGGCTACTTTTCTTAATTGCAAAACCAGTGATAGCCATTAAAATTGGCGGACCAACCATAATCGCTACAAAAAATGCGACCAAACCATCTAAATTACCTACTTCTAGCGCTGTCATATTCTTATATGTTAGTTCTTAATTCTTCTAATCTTTTTACTTTATCATCTCTGTAAAACAAATTCATGGTTTCAAAAGGAATTATTTTATTATCCTTATTGACAATATGTACGCATGATTTTTTTATTGCCCTTACATCAAAATTATAGGCATCAATAAACTGCATTATAATAATTCTAAACAGATTATCGTAACCTAATTCAGGCGCATCAATATTAGGGAGACAGCATAATATCGATTTCAAGTTTTCTTGCGCTACTTCTACAGAATTTCCTGTGCTAAACAAATCTATCATTTTACCTCTAAGCACTTCATCCTGCTCGTAAATAATCGTGTTTTTACTATTATCCAATAAATCATTTGGATTAATATATCGCGTTAACGGAAAAACTTCGTCTCCTAACTTCAACGCATAACCCATTACTAAAGCGTCAGGATTACAAGGAACAGGAAGTAAATCATCTGAATTGAAAACGGTAGTTTGCTCCAGAATTTTTCTTCTTACTTCTGTTAAAGTCATGCGATCGGTTTCTAAGTTAAAGTTCTCCAATCTACCCGCTATTTGAGTCGGCTGAAATGTAACACCTCGAACGCATTTTTGCTTTAGTGCAAACTCAACAATTTTACCTATTTCATGATCGTTTAATCCTTTTTGAAGCGTAACAACCAAAGTGGTTGACAAATTAACTTCATTTAGATTTTCTAAAGCCTGTTTTCGTATTTCGCTTAAATCGGCTCCACGCAATTCCTGCAATACACTATCTTCAAAAGAATCAAACTGAAGATAGATTTCAAAATCTGGAGAATAGGTTTTTAGCCTCTGAACGAATTCTTTGTCTTTTGCAATTTTAATTCCGTTTGTGTTTAGCATTAAATGTTTTATCGGAATTGATTTTGCATAATCCAAAATTTCAAAAAACTCAGGATGTATGGTTGGTTCTCCTCCGCTAATCTGAACTACATCAGGTTCTTTTTCGTTTTTAACAACCGTATCGAGCATTGCTTTTATTTCTTCAAGAGTTCTGTGTCTACCATAATTAGGCGATGAACCAGCGTAACAAGTTGGACATGTCAGATTACATCGATCTGTAACCTCAACAACTGTAAGGCAAGAATGCTGTTCATGATCTGGACATAAACCGCAATCGTACGGACAGCCATAGTGCGTTTTTGTATTAAAAGTATACGGCATCTCAGATGGTTTATTGTAGTTTCGGATATTCTTGTAATACTCAATATCGTCAGCAATCAAAACCTTCGAACTTCCGTGTTCCGGACATCTTTTAAGCATGTAGACATTCTCGTCTTCAAAAACAATTTTAGCATCAATTCTCTTTAAGCATTCTGGACAAAGGCTTAATGTAAAGTCATAATAAGTATATTTTCTAACTGGCATTTTTTACAAATAAATTTAAAATTGTTTTGTTATAATAGAGCAGACAAATCAAACATAAAATCTGAATCGAACTTATTCCAAAAATCAAGAAATAATTGGGTTTCAGAAATTCTACAAAAAAGCGAAATGCAAAATAGGCAATCATAAAATACTGAAATATAAGTCCGTTTTTTATATTTCTGTTTTTTAATTTTTTCAGAACAAAAAATAAAATGATCAAAAAAATTAATTCGTATAATGCAATTGGATGCCTTATAATATTGTCGCCAAGATTCATACCTGTAAAAAAGGTCGTTTCTTTTCCATATGTAAACTCATTGGTTCCAGATAAAAAACAACCAATTCTTCCTATAAAAATTCCCAAAATAATCGGAAAGGTAAATAAATCTCCTGATGATTCTTTTTCTCCTATAACCTTCTTAGCAATTTCAACGCCCAAAAGTCCGCCAAACAATCCTCCCATAATGGTCTTCGCATTGAAGAGTTCTAAAATTGATCTTGCATCAAGATGAAAAACAGGATTTTCTAAAAAACCCATAATTCTAGAACCCAAAAAAGCTCCAATTGCAGCTCCTAATATGATTGATAATCTATTGGAAGAAACAATACTATCGTTCGTTCTTTTTCTCAAAAAAACATAATATCGATATCCTAAAAAAAATGCCAGATATTCTAAAACTAAATGGATATTGATTTCATAACCAAAAATAACTGGCTCAAAAGGAAGTTTCATTCTACATTCTAAAATTTAATACTATAATTCTGTAAAGATGCAAAAAATGTTTAAATTAATTCGACTTATAAAGTAAAAGCTGTTCTAGTTTAGAACAGCTTTTTTTATTTCTCTTTACTTTTTACATTTGTATCTTTGAATTAGCAAAAAAAACTTAGAGTCTCAGCAACTCAGAACCTTAGAATCTTAAAAAATGCTCGACGAAACTCCCAAACGATTTGACCGAATTGTTGCGATTCTTATTCAATTACAATCTAAAAAGATTGTAAAAGCACAAGAATTGGCAGATCGTTTCGAGTGCAGTTTACGAACTATTTACAGGGATATTAGAACGCTCGAAGCTTCTGGCGTTCCTATTTACAGCGAAGCAGGAGTTGGTTATGCTTTAATGGAAGGCTACAGACTTCCGCCCGTAATGTTTACACGAGAGGAAATAAGCAGTTTTATTGCTGCCGAAAAGCTGATGCAAAAATTTACTGATCCTTCTTTGGGGACGCATCACGCATCGGCGATGTACAAACTGAAATCGGTTTTAAGAAGTGCAGACAAAGACTGGCTTTCTAACATTGAGTCAAGGGTAGTTATGCAGACTGCAGAGCCAATGTTTAATGACAATTCTCCGAATACACTGGCTGTTCTTTTTGAAGGAATTGCAGAGAAAAAGCAAATTCTTTTAACCTATAAAACTTTTGATAAAGACGAAACTACACAAAGAAATCTCGAACCAGTTGGGGTTTTTCACGATAATAACAATTGGTATTTTCTAGGTTATTGCCATTTGCGAAAAGATTACCGCCAGTTTAGAACCGATCGCATTCAGGAAATCAAAAAAACCGAATTTGATTTTACTATAGAACACGATGCATTGGAAACTTATCTCAATAAAACCGAAACTTGTGCTACGACAACAGTAAGAATCTTAGTCGAAAAAAAAATCGCAAGATATTTGAACTATGAAAGAAAATATCATGGCTTTGTCTCCGAAAAAGAAATAGGTGACAAAATCGAAATGCATTTTATGTGCCGTGATATTGAAAGTGGTTTTCCAAGGTGGTATCTTATGTTTGGAGATTATGCAGAAATCTTGGAACCTGAAATATTAAAGACTAAAGTTTTAGAACTACTTGAAATCAATAAAAAAAGACTTATATAAAATTATAAAAAAACTCTTGAAGAATATTTTCAAGAGTTTTTTTCGTTTTTACTATTTATCTTTCCCAGAAAAATGGCGGTTCGATATTTAAAGCTCTTAAATACACATATGCTTGTCCTCGGTGATGAACTTCATTATCAATGAAATACAAAATATTTTGAATAACTGGAAATTCATATTGTCCGAACAAATTAAAAGTTTCACTGAAATCTTCGACTGATAATTGTTCCCAATATTTATTAATTTCTTCTGTCGCTTCATCCCATTTTTGAAGATACTGTGCTTTAAAAATCAATTTTTCTGCTCCTTCCGAAAATGCTTCGGTTTGTTTCGTTACAATTCCCTTAAGTCCTGGAACTGCTATCGCTAGAAGTTCGTCCACTAATTTGGCAAAAGGACGCATGCCGCCAATTGAAAATTCAAAGAAATCTTTCTCAGGAAAAAGTTCAATCAATCTGCGTGTAAGAGCGCGGTGCCCCTGCCAGTGTTTCAATAAATCTTCTGATGTAATAACTTGTGCTTCTAATGTTTTCATGGTCTTAAAGTTTAAATATTTTTAATACTTCAAAAGTAAAATGGGCTGGTGACAACAGTTTGTCAGCAGGAAAAAATATTTTTTATAAATATTTAATTATTGGCTCTTTAAAACATAGTCAAACAACTCCGCTCTCTTTATATACAAACAATCTATAGCGTGCTGCTTTTTAATTTTTTTAGAATTTAACAAAATTTGAAATTATAATCCACTTTTGTGCATTCATTCACAAATAATCATAAAATACTGACAATCAAAAATTTAAAAAGAAATAATTTCGTAACTTTAAATAAGCCAACTAATAGAATATGAATTATGAGATCTGCTCTACTTCTATTTTTATTATTTTATTCGACCCTATCTTTATCTCAAGGAATCGTGGTCGACACTACAACTTTGGGCATACCTGAACTGATACGGTCAGAATTAATGCAAAATGGCTGTTCAAACGAAAGTAATTTCAAGTTTTCATCTCATCAAGGCATTGGTAAATTCACTAGCACAAATCCAAACTTCCCCATTTCAAGCGGAATCATTATAAGAAACGGAATCGCCAAATATACAGAAGGATCATACAGCGGTACTAATGAAAGCAGCCAGCTGAACAACGCTACTGATAGTGATCTGCAGATTATCAGCGATAATAACGGACAAGTTGTACCCGTAACAGATGTCAGTTTTCTTCAATTTGATTTTACACCGCTGTCAAGTAATTTCAGCTTCGATTTTCTTTTTGCTTCCAATGAATATGGTGAATTTCAATGTGGATTTAGTGATGTTTTTGCTTTCATACTAACTGATTTAACGACAGGGATTTCAACAAATCTTGCCGTTTTGCCGGGAACAAATACTCCAGTTTCAGTCAAAAATATTAGAGATCAGCAGTATAATTCATCCTGTTTATCTGCAAATGCTAATTTATTTGATCGGTATAATGTCGCGAATCCGTCTCAGTCGTCCCTCAATATGAGAGGCGAGACGAAAGTTTTAACGGCTTATTCAACTGTGGTTCCCAATAGAACTTATCGTATAAAACTTGCTATTGGCGATTACAACGACAGTAATTATGATTCGGCAGTTTTCATAAAAGGCGGCAGTTTTATGACAACAATGGATTTGGGTCCCGACAGAACTATCTGTCAAGGTGAAAAAATTACACTCAAATCTGATCTTGTGGGCAATTTTGCTTATACATGGACATTAAATGGAACAGTAATTCCTAATGAAACCACCAATTCTTTGACAGTCGATAAAGCAGGAATTTATGGAGTTACGGCAACACTTTCTGGTTGTGTGGTTAAAGATGAAGTTGTAATTAATGAGTTAATTATTAAACCTGCGCAAAATTTAACGGCCTGTTATAGTGCGACTGGTTCTTATCAATATGATTTAACGCAAAATAACTTAACGACATTAGGTATCGATCCGGCTAAACACGCTATTTATTATTTTGATTCCTTAGCTTCTGCCAATGCAAACGGGCCAATTATACCAGAAAATCAATTAAAATCTTTCACAAGTTCTGGCAATCAAACCATATATATAAAAGTGGTGCCTGTTTATGACAAAACGTTTTTTTGCAACAATATAATTTCATTTAATCTTTTGACAACTGCTCCAATCAATGTGGTAAAACCATCCGACTTAAATGTCTGCGATAATATTTCCAAAAATATATCTGTTGATTTAACGACTCAGGAATCTCTTATTCTTAATGGATCAGATGCTTCCGAATATAGAATCAGGTATTATAACAGCGAAATAGACGCTAACAATGCCAGAAATAATATTGCCGAACCGAAAACATTTACTACGTCTACTCAATCTTCGACAACTATCTGGGTACGGATTGAAAATATTGCGAACTCGGTTTGTTACACAACAGTCAGTTTCAGTATACTTATTAACCCGCTGCCGCCAGTAAATACTATTCCGAATGTCATTGCCTGTAACAGTTATACATTGCCGCCAATTTCAAACGGGCAGTATAATACGGCCCCTAATGGAACAGGAACTAGATTAAATGCAGGTGATGTTATTACGAAAGGAGGCCGTTACTATATCTATCAAGGTCCCACGACAAATAACTGTACCAATGAAACAAGCTTTAATGTGACCCTGATTTATGAAATTAGTTTTAAAAAAGAAGCGTGTGGTCAATACGCCGTTCCGCTCGTGCCTGCAGGTGGTTTTTTTACGCAGCCTGGAGGGCAGGGAGATGTAATCCCGGGAGGAACAGTATTTACAAACAGTCAGACTATTTATTATTATGCGGTAATCAATGGAGCGGTGTGTCGTGACATAGCGGTACCTTTTACAGTTTATCCTTTACCCGCAATAGATAAACCTGAGAATGTAGTGACTTGCGATTCATACACCTTACCAGTCTTGGCAAACGGAAATTACTTTACATTATCAGGAGGTTTAGGAAGAGCCCTAAAGGCGGGAGACAAAATAACTTCGAGTCAGACAGTATTTGTTTTTGCAAATGATGGAAGATGTACCGATGAGCATTCTTTTAAAATAGATATTGTCAATTCTCCAATTTTTGTTCCAATTTCACGATGCGGAAGTTTTACGCTGCCTCCCGTTTCCATTGGCGGTTATTTCGAAAATGCTGGTGGTCAGGGAAAAAATATTCCAGCTGGAACTGTTATTACCAGTTCGCAAACCGTATATTATTATGCTGCAACTACAACTTCGCCCAACTGTACAGAAAATCTTAAATATGTTATTACTATAAAACCGCTTCCATTGGTAGATACTCCTGCCAACAGACTCGAATGCGCAAGATACGTTTTACCTCCATTGACAAATGGTAACTATTTTACAAAAACTAATGGTGGAGGAACACGACTAAAGGCAGGAGACATCATTACCTCAACACAAACTATATATGTTTTTTCGGTAGGGCCTGAATGTACAAATGAGCATAGTTTTACCGTCGAAATCAGACCTCTGCCTCTTGTTGACAGTTTTACCGATGTAGTTACCTGCACCGATTTTAAACTTCCGAAATTAAAAAATGGAAAATATTATACAGCCACGGGAGGACCAAATGGCGCGGGAACACAACTTACTGAGGGAACAGTTATTAACACCACACAGACTATTTATATTTATAACGAATGGCCCAATTTTACATCTTGCAGCAATGAAACGTTTTTTAAAGTTAATTACAACGGAATTGATGTGGGCAATTTCAGCAATATAAATGTTTGTGACAGTTATACTTTGCCTCCGTTACAATTGGGTAATTATTATGCACAGCCAGGCGGAAAAGGCGCTGTAATTCCAGCTGGAACAATTTTAAAAACTTCGCAGATCATTTATGTTTATGCCGTAAGCGGTACACGTCTGACTTGTGTTAGTGAAAAGAATTTTTCAGTGACGATTTCTCCTACTCCTATCTTGGCGAATACTCTTGATGTGGCTATTTGTGAAAGTTATACTTTGCCTGTTTTGGCTGTCGGAAACTATTACAGCAAACCCAACGCGACGGGAACTCAATATGCGGCAGGACAGAAAATAAGTACGAGTCAAAAAATGTATATCTACGCAGCTTCTGCCACAAATTCCAGCTGTTTTGCTCAGGATGATTTTTACATTACTATTTATCCATTAAAAAATTTCTCTTTACAAAATGGAGTCATTTGTGTTGATTATCAAACGGGAACATTACAGCATTCGGCACAATTGAATTCAGGAATCACTTCTGCAGATTATACTGTCGAGTGGTATTTTAACGGAAATAAAGTAGGCACAGGACCAACTTATACCGCTGCTCAAGAAGGAACATATACAGTTGTGCCCGTTAAAAACATTCCAGATGTTGGTAACGACTGTGGTTATAATCCAGCCACTGTAGTTGTCGAAAAATCCAGTCCGGCAATTGCAACCGTAACTGTGTCAGATGAATTCGCAGATAATATTGATATCATTGTAAATCTCACAAACGGTTTCGGAACTTATGAATACCAGTTGGATGACGGCGATTTTCAAACCAGTAATATATTTCAGAATGTTGACTCGGGAGAACATGCTATTACAATTAGAGATATAAAAGCCAATTGTGACAATCTTATTCTATTTGCCAAAGTACTCAAATATCCTAAATTTTTCACACCAAACAACGATGGTTACAATGACACTTGGAACATTCCAGATCTCGCTTACCAGCCAGATGCGGTCATCACGATTTACGACCGTTATGGTAAGTTATTAAAAATGATTAAACCTTCTGGTGCCGGCTGGGATGGTAATTTCGACGGCAGTCCGCTTCCTTCTTCCGATTATTGGTTTCGGGTTACTTATACACAAAATGGTATCATTCAAGAATTCAAAGCCCATTTTAGCATGAAACGATAATGACTAGAAAGAGAAAAAAACTTCGTTTATAGTTATTAAGCCTTCAACTTTGTACCTTTGCATCTTAAAAACCTTTGTACCTTAAAAAAATGATTGAAGATAAAAATCAACAAAGAACTAGTATAGCTCAATTGGGCGAATTTGGCTTAATTGAACATTTAACCAAAAATTTTGATGTTACTCAGGAATCAACATTAAAGAGTATAGGCGATGATGCAGCTGTTCTTGATTTTAAAGACAAAAAAGTTGTAGTTTCGACCGATTTATTAATAGAAGGCGTTCACTTTGATTTGGCTTACATGCCTCTAAAACATTTAGGTTACAAATCTGTTGTGGTAAATGTTTCAGACATTTGTGCCATGAATGCAAAACCGACTCAAATTACAGTTTCTGTGGCGGTTTCAAATCGTTTTCCGCTTGAAGCTCTAGAAGAGTTGTTTGCTGGAATTACACATGCTGCAAAAGAATATAAAGTTGATGTTATTGGAGGCGATACAACCTCATCTCAAAAAGGTTTAATTATCAGCATTACTGCAATTGGCGAAGCTGATGAAAATGAATTGGTTTACCGTAATGGAGCCAAACAAACCGATTTATTAGTTGTTACCGGAGATCTTGGTGCCGCTTACATGGGACTTCAGGTTTTGGAACGTGAAAAACAGGTTTTCCAAGTTAATCCAAATAATCAGCCAGATTTAGATCCTTACACTTATTTGGTAGAACGTCAGTTAAAACCAGAAGCTCGAAAAGATGTTCGAACATTGCTTCACGCCTTAGATATTAAACCAACTGCTATGATCGATATTTCGGATGGACTTTCGTCTGAGATTATTCATATCTGTAAACAATCAAAGGTAGGATGTAATTTATACGAAGATAAACTGCCGCTAGATCCTCAGTTTATTTCTACCTGCGAAGAATTCAATATAGACAGCACAACTGTTGCCATAAACGGCGGTGAAGATTACGAACTTTTATTTACAATTGATATTAATGATTTTGATAAAATAAAAGGAAACCCAAATTTCTCTGTTATTGGACACATGGCAGAAGAAAACGAAGGAATTCATCTCGTAACTCGTGCTAACACTAAAATTCCTTTAAAAGCACGCGGGTGGGATGCGCTTACTGAATAAATTTTTAAAAAATTCCAAATAAAAAATTCCAAATTCCAGTATCGATTAACGTGTTGGAGTTTGGAATTTTCATTTTAAAAAAGCCCTTTGCTTCTAGCTTCTTTAATCAAATCTTCATCAGATCCGCTTCTAATTTTGAGCAGTTCTTTCAAATGTTTTTTTCGTTTTTCAATAGCATTTAAAGAGATTGGAATGTTTGGAAGCATATCATTGCTGGAAACTCCATTGGATAAATGAACTAAGATCTGTTTATCGTATTGATCAATTTCAATGGCATTATGGGTAGACTGGTTCAGCATCTTGACTACTGACTGACTGTAATACTTTTCATTTTTCATTACTTTATCAAAAGCCAAAAGCAATTCTTCGAAAGTTAGATCGTTTTTAATAATTAAACCATTTGGCTGAATCGCTCTAATGATCGTTTTTATTTTCAAAAGTTCTGTATACATCGTCAGTAAAATGATCTTACAAGAAGGCATTTTTACCGAAAGCAGTTTGGCTAAATCTTCGCCCGAAAAAATATCTTTCTCTTCGTATGCCGGCATACTGATATCCAAAAAAGCTATATCAAACACTGGCGTGTTATTATCTTCAATTATATCATAACCAGATCTGCAATCATGTGCCTGTGAAATCAAAAACTCATACTGATTTGGATTATAACGAGTTATAGCATTTTTATACCCTTCAATAATAAATGGATGATCATCTACTATTAAAATATTCTTTTTAACTAATTTTGGAACTGGGGCTGTTAAATCAAATGTCATTATGCTGCAGGTTATTATTGGATTCTATTGGGATTTTTATAATGAGAACTGTTCCTTCATCTTTGGCAGACTTTATTGTAAATGTGCCTTTACATTCGGCTGCCCTGTATTCAATATTATGTAAACCGATTCCGTTTTTGGTTCTGCTGGTATTAAATCCTTCTCCATCATCTTCGATTGTTAAAACCAAATTATCTTTTTCATTTTTAAACTCTACTTTAATAATATCCGCATTAGCATATTTATTACAGTTCTGAAGTCCTTCTTGAATAATTCGGTATAAATTGATTTTGACAATATTACTAATTAATTCCCATTTAATATCAGGATCAAATGAAGTAATTAATTTAGAACTATATGTATTTCTTTGATCTTCAAACAGCTTATTAAGAATTACAATAAAATTATTGATTAATTCCGATTTTTCTCTGTTTAAGTCGTGAGAAATTTCACGAATATCCTGTTCAATACTCTTAAGTTCAGCAAGATATTTTTTTCTTTTGGAGGCTGCTTCAGCCTCATCAACCTTATCTAAACTATCCAAACTAATCCGGATACCAAACATTCGTCCCAAGACTCCATCGTGCAGATCCTGAGCAACTTTCTTCTTTTCTTTAATTCTGGTTATTTCGATTTCATTTTGCTGCGAAATCATCATATTGTAAATATCTTCATTTGCAATCTGCTGCTGCTGTTTGAAAAGAAGTTCACGGTTTTTTGCCTGCTGGGTTTTATAAACGTAAAAAAACAATCCGATCAATGTACAGATACTAAATACATAAACAAGAGTTTTATTTTTTTCCTGAAGATTGGAATTTTGATCTTTTATTTCGTTGGTTTCGTACTCAATACGCGAGAATTTTTCTCCCATGTTACGCTCTGCTTTGAGCATTTTATCATTTAATCGAATATATTCTTTTGAATACATTGAAGCATTTTTGGGGTCCACAATTGCGATTTGCTTTAGAGCACCTAAAGTGTTATTTATTTTCTCCGAAGAACGGGAAACTAATAAAGCCTGCTTTGCAAATTGCATCGCTTTAAAAGTGTCTTTTTTAGAAGCATAATATTCAGATAATCGAATTTGATTAGAAATCATCGCCGACTTTAACCCTAAACTATCTCGAATTTTTAAAGATCTGTAAAAGTCATCTGGAAGACCATCTTTCTTTCCAGATTTAAATTTTGC from Flavobacterium fluviale includes these protein-coding regions:
- a CDS encoding tetratricopeptide repeat-containing sensor histidine kinase yields the protein MKTKYLIVLFVLLFVSACTKKKTSDNLSSSKDSLITYLDLANDINLSYELKQQNAKKAFSIVNSQENDSLYRVNLFKIANRYYNMNDFKSYRDISQLALERSITGKDSASAAKAYSYLGDYYSSAAISDSAYRHYFKAQKIYTQINDDLNLAKTLISKANLQFNEGDFFESEIGVFKALEILKNENNVNDKLYECYNLLGILYNEKEEFNKALEYQNKALSTLKDKSIPTDLQLKATSLNNIGFIYINKGDYKKAIVYFERGLAEKNLFKEKTILYAMLLDNLGYAKFKSGKKDGLPDDFYRSLKIRDSLGLKSAMISNQIRLSEYYASKKDTFKAMQFAKQALLVSRSSEKINNTLGALKQIAIVDPKNASMYSKEYIRLNDKMLKAERNMGEKFSRIEYETNEIKDQNSNLQEKNKTLVYVFSICTLIGLFFYVYKTQQAKNRELLFKQQQQIANEDIYNMMISQQNEIEITRIKEKKKVAQDLHDGVLGRMFGIRISLDSLDKVDEAEAASKRKKYLAELKSIEQDIREISHDLNREKSELINNFIVILNKLFEDQRNTYSSKLITSFDPDIKWELISNIVKINLYRIIQEGLQNCNKYANADIIKVEFKNEKDNLVLTIEDDGEGFNTSRTKNGIGLHNIEYRAAECKGTFTIKSAKDEGTVLIIKIPIESNNNLQHNDI
- a CDS encoding response regulator, which gives rise to MTFDLTAPVPKLVKKNILIVDDHPFIIEGYKNAITRYNPNQYEFLISQAHDCRSGYDIIEDNNTPVFDIAFLDISMPAYEEKDIFSGEDLAKLLSVKMPSCKIILLTMYTELLKIKTIIRAIQPNGLIIKNDLTFEELLLAFDKVMKNEKYYSQSVVKMLNQSTHNAIEIDQYDKQILVHLSNGVSSNDMLPNIPISLNAIEKRKKHLKELLKIRSGSDEDLIKEARSKGLF